A single Candoia aspera isolate rCanAsp1 chromosome 7, rCanAsp1.hap2, whole genome shotgun sequence DNA region contains:
- the NTF3 gene encoding neurotrophin-3 — MSILFYVIFLAFLCGIQSTSMDQGILTEDSMNSFIRTLIQAGIWKNKLPKQTARTKDGMQTTVKRTEAEADAMASKGFQPIVSVDAELLRQQRRFSSPRVLLSENAPLEPPPLYLTEEPLVQNRTSRRKREGKRHRGEYSVCDSESRWVTDKSSAVDIRGHQVTVLGEIRMGPSPVKQYFYETRCKQAKPAKSGCRGIDDKHWNSQCKTSQTFVRALTSENNKLVAWRWIRIDTSCVCALSRKIGRT; from the coding sequence ATGTCCATCTTGTTTTATGTGATCTTTCTGGCTTTTCTCTGTGGCATCCAGTCTACCAGCATGGACCAAGGGATTTTAACAGAAGATTCCATGAATTCTTTTATCAGAACACTGATTCAGGCTGGCATTTGGAAAAACAAGCTCCCTAAGCAGACGGCCAGAACCAAGGATGGCATGCAAACCACAGTGAAGAGGACCGAGGCTGAAGCAGATGCGATGGCAAGCAAAGGTTTCCAGCCCATTGTTTCGGTGGATGCTGAACTGCTGAGGCAGCAGAGACGCTTCAGCTCCCCCCGGGTGCTCTTGAGTGAAAATGCCCCTCTGGAGCCCCCTCCCTTGTACCTGACAGAGGAGCCCCTGGTGCAGAACCGAACGTCTCGccggaagagggaagggaagcgCCACCGTGGAGAGTACTCTGTGTGCGACAGCGAGAGCCGGTGGGTCACGGACAAATCCTCTGCTGTTGACATACGAGGGCACCAGGTGACTGTCCTGGGAGAAATCAGAATGGGCCCCTCCCCAGTCAAACAATACTTTTACGAGACGAGATGTAAGCAAGCCAAACCTGCCAAAAGTGGCTGCCGCGGCATCGATGACAAGCACTGGAACTCCCAGTGCAAAACCTCACAAACGTTTGTACGCGCATTGACTTCAGAAAACAACAAACTTGTAGCCTGGCGATGGATAAGAATAGACACTTCTTGCGTGTGTGCCTTGTCCAGGAAAATTGGACGAACATAG